The following are encoded in a window of Candidatus Methylomirabilota bacterium genomic DNA:
- a CDS encoding MotA/TolQ/ExbB proton channel family protein, whose amino-acid sequence MYKHVSRLGRIAVIALPLLILPAGSWGAEKAPPKASPPAQEGLVLSSRDTLLDLYLKGGVVMHFITLCSILALAVLFERSVNLRKKKIVSPQFLEEIRRHWYRREVQEAITVCKSHDIALSRIVRAGLLRFSQGSREIERAIQDAGRREATLLKKNLGLLAFLASIAPMLGLFGTVLGMIKSFDAIALHGSGGGNVGFVASGIAEALLTTAWGLMVGIPALGLYHYFRRKIELRVLEMEGVCVNFLEDLAIHHEGVAPTVREREPVVAAARPVARGGRTPRPGGGWEGAPSFKPPS is encoded by the coding sequence GTGTACAAGCACGTATCCCGTCTGGGGCGGATCGCCGTGATCGCCCTTCCGCTCCTGATACTACCGGCGGGAAGTTGGGGGGCGGAGAAGGCTCCCCCGAAGGCATCCCCGCCCGCCCAGGAGGGACTTGTCCTGAGCTCTCGAGACACCCTGCTGGATCTCTACTTAAAAGGAGGCGTGGTGATGCACTTCATCACCCTCTGCTCCATCCTGGCCCTGGCGGTTCTCTTCGAGCGGTCGGTCAACCTGCGGAAGAAGAAGATTGTCTCCCCCCAATTCCTCGAGGAGATCCGGCGCCACTGGTACCGCCGTGAGGTGCAAGAGGCTATTACTGTCTGCAAGTCCCATGATATTGCCCTCTCCCGGATCGTGCGGGCTGGCCTTCTCCGGTTCAGCCAGGGGTCGAGGGAGATCGAGCGTGCGATCCAAGATGCCGGCCGGCGGGAGGCCACCCTCCTCAAGAAGAATCTGGGGCTCCTTGCCTTCCTGGCGAGTATCGCCCCGATGCTGGGACTCTTCGGGACAGTGCTCGGGATGATTAAGTCATTCGACGCCATCGCCCTCCACGGCTCGGGCGGGGGCAATGTTGGGTTTGTCGCGTCCGGCATTGCCGAGGCCCTCCTGACCACCGCCTGGGGGCTCATGGTGGGGATCCCGGCCCTCGGACTCTATCACTACTTCCGACGGAAGATTGAATTGCGGGTTCTCGAAATGGAGGGGGTCTGCGTGAACTTCCTGGAAGACCTCGCGATCCATCACGAGGGTGTGGCCCCGACGGTCCGCGAACGGGAGCCCGTCGTTGCCGCAGCCCGACCCGTCGCCAGGGGGGGACGTACCCCTCGGCCCGGAGGGGGCTGGGAGGGCGCCCCCAGCTTTAAACCGCCCTCCTAG
- a CDS encoding ABC transporter permease: protein MATWTESRPSEVTVSPSRLAWRFFLRNRTAVAGMLACVVFFVVAVLGLLLTKGESPVLDPRQVRLADKFKPPLSLPNPQAVPAEDLPRLGIYLLGTDDLGRDVFARMLEGAFVSLLVGFVAVGIAVAIGITLGGIAGYYGRVRIGIGALRLMTWDTLIAGLIDVFLSFPSFFLILTVVAVLKPSIWNIMVVIGITSWTGTARFVRAEILALREQDFIQAAHALGVPGPQIILRHLIPNAIAPVLVSATLGIAYAILTEAGLSFLGFGVPPPDATWGNILADGKNFLFDASWLTIIPGTAILIVVLAFNLFGEGLREAFNPKLRQL, encoded by the coding sequence ATGGCGACGTGGACAGAGTCACGACCCTCGGAGGTGACGGTCTCCCCCTCCCGCCTCGCCTGGCGATTCTTTCTCCGGAACCGGACTGCCGTGGCAGGCATGCTGGCCTGCGTCGTCTTTTTCGTCGTGGCCGTCCTGGGTCTGCTTCTGACGAAGGGGGAAAGCCCGGTTCTCGACCCCCGGCAGGTGAGGCTCGCGGACAAGTTCAAGCCCCCACTGTCGCTACCCAACCCCCAGGCAGTCCCCGCAGAGGACTTGCCACGCCTCGGCATCTATCTGCTTGGCACGGATGATCTTGGACGCGATGTCTTTGCCCGCATGCTCGAGGGGGCGTTCGTCTCTCTCTTGGTCGGCTTCGTGGCTGTCGGCATTGCGGTCGCCATCGGGATCACCCTGGGAGGCATCGCTGGGTACTACGGTCGCGTGCGGATCGGAATCGGGGCTCTCCGGCTGATGACTTGGGACACCCTGATTGCCGGTCTCATTGATGTGTTCCTTTCTTTCCCATCGTTCTTCCTAATTCTAACAGTTGTGGCCGTCCTGAAGCCGTCGATATGGAATATTATGGTCGTGATCGGTATCACCAGTTGGACCGGAACGGCGCGCTTCGTCCGCGCCGAGATCCTGGCGCTGCGCGAGCAGGACTTTATCCAGGCGGCGCATGCGCTCGGGGTCCCGGGTCCCCAGATCATCCTCCGCCACCTCATCCCGAATGCCATCGCCCCGGTCCTAGTCTCGGCCACCCTGGGGATCGCCTATGCGATCCTGACCGAGGCAGGCCTCTCCTTCCTCGGGTTCGGTGTTCCGCCCCCGGACGCGACGTGGGGGAATATCCTCGCAGACGGGAAGAATTTTCTGTTCGATGCCTCGTGGCTCACCATTATCCCCGGCACGGCGATCCTGATTGTCGTGCTCGCCTTCAACCTCTTCGGGGAGGGGCTCAGGGAGGCCTTCAATCCCAAGCTTCGACAGCTGTAG
- a CDS encoding ABC transporter permease produces MLSALLRIGWKKLWTLFFVSVISFAVIHLAPGQPSQIDPLNPRFTREQLERYRKAFDLDKPLYVQYVLFYRKLFTGELRAFKDSQPVLPKIIERFWNSFPLFLVGTVLIWCYAFPLGIASAIRRNSLFDKVTTVIVFALISVPGFYLAYLLIIFVVQTFHVDVIGLRTFGREGVAAPLRLMDRTWHLVLPSVLGATAGIAVLSRYVRSQMLEVINSDYVRTARAKGLSEDTVLYKHALRNALLPFVTMLGLLVPALIGGSVIIETIFAWPGIGRLGYEAILSRDYPIVISLNFIAAVLTLLGTLLSDVLYMVADPRIRLEAE; encoded by the coding sequence ATGCTCTCCGCGCTGCTCCGCATTGGGTGGAAGAAACTTTGGACCCTCTTCTTTGTCTCGGTGATCTCGTTCGCCGTCATCCATCTCGCCCCGGGACAACCGAGCCAGATCGATCCCCTGAACCCGCGGTTTACCCGTGAGCAGCTTGAGCGCTATCGGAAGGCGTTTGACCTCGACAAGCCACTTTACGTTCAATACGTCCTGTTCTATCGCAAGCTCTTTACCGGAGAACTGCGTGCCTTCAAAGACAGCCAGCCGGTCTTGCCAAAGATCATCGAACGGTTCTGGAACAGTTTCCCTCTCTTCCTGGTCGGGACGGTCCTCATCTGGTGCTATGCCTTTCCACTGGGGATCGCTAGCGCCATCCGTCGGAACTCGCTCTTTGACAAGGTCACGACCGTCATCGTCTTCGCGCTGATTTCTGTACCGGGGTTTTACCTTGCATATCTCCTCATTATCTTCGTCGTCCAGACTTTCCACGTGGATGTGATCGGACTGAGAACGTTTGGACGCGAGGGAGTCGCGGCCCCTTTGCGCCTCATGGATCGGACGTGGCACCTGGTCCTGCCGTCGGTCCTCGGGGCGACCGCGGGGATTGCCGTCCTGTCGCGGTATGTGCGTTCGCAGATGCTCGAGGTCATCAACTCGGACTACGTGCGGACCGCCAGGGCCAAAGGGTTGAGTGAGGATACCGTCCTCTATAAGCACGCCCTGCGCAATGCCCTGCTCCCCTTCGTGACGATGCTTGGTCTGCTGGTCCCGGCACTGATCGGCGGCAGTGTGATTATTGAGACAATCTTTGCATGGCCGGGGATCGGGCGATTAGGCTACGAGGCGATCCTGAGCCGCGACTACCCGATCGTGATTAGCCTGAATTTCATCGCGGCGGTCTTGACCCTGCTGGGGACGTTGCTCTCGGACGTGCTCTACATGGTGGCGGACCCACGGATCCGGCTGGAGGCCGAGTAA
- a CDS encoding biopolymer transporter ExbD → MQFSEPDEEQAGINLTSLIDVVFLLLIFFMITSTFIKVERKLDLELPEAKAAEVEQKERKPIQIEMDRGGRITLDGQLVTMKALETRLKEFQGKRKSAVVRADRRLKHGTVTAVLGLCRDAGIREIAIAVK, encoded by the coding sequence ATGCAGTTTAGCGAGCCAGATGAGGAGCAGGCAGGGATCAATCTGACATCCCTGATCGACGTGGTCTTCCTTCTGCTCATCTTCTTCATGATCACATCCACGTTCATTAAGGTCGAGCGAAAGCTGGATCTAGAGCTGCCCGAGGCCAAGGCGGCTGAAGTGGAGCAGAAGGAGCGGAAACCGATCCAGATCGAAATGGACAGAGGGGGGCGGATCACCCTGGACGGTCAATTGGTGACCATGAAAGCGTTGGAGACAAGGCTCAAGGAGTTTCAGGGAAAGCGGAAAAGCGCTGTCGTCCGGGCCGACCGACGTTTGAAGCATGGGACGGTCACGGCCGTGCTGGGGCTCTGCCGGGATGCCGGGATCCGGGAGATCGCCATCGCGGTCAAATAA
- a CDS encoding TRAP transporter TatT component family protein produces MKGSFSLLLITMAVVVSACSPILKQMTISSATEIFQDGQVTFYREGDLRLAEQALASNLKLLEVFLQTSPDNQELLLLASQGFEAYTFAFVEKKIATHRTDPQLSSLHRERARRLYLRGRNYGLRILKLRHEPFATALHADLPAFREALQVFQKEDVPALFWTAYGWAGSINWSRTRPEMVADLPRAVAMMRRALELDEEYFYAGPHLFFGVYYASRSPALGGEPSRAKSHLDRALDLTGGKFLLVHLFIADPFAVQTQDRALFETQLRLILDAPDDLFPEQELMNQVAKARARLLLERIDELFL; encoded by the coding sequence GTGAAGGGTTCCTTTTCCCTCCTCCTGATTACCATGGCGGTTGTCGTCTCCGCCTGCAGTCCGATTCTCAAGCAAATGACGATCTCCTCGGCAACAGAGATCTTCCAGGACGGCCAGGTAACTTTCTACCGGGAGGGCGATCTCCGACTGGCGGAGCAGGCTCTCGCCTCCAACCTAAAGCTCCTTGAAGTTTTTCTCCAGACCTCTCCCGACAATCAGGAATTGCTCCTGCTGGCCTCTCAAGGCTTCGAGGCCTACACCTTTGCGTTCGTCGAGAAAAAGATCGCCACGCACCGCACTGATCCTCAGCTTTCTTCTCTCCATCGCGAGCGCGCCCGCCGTCTCTACCTCCGAGGCCGCAATTACGGTCTGCGCATTCTCAAACTTCGGCACGAGCCGTTTGCCACGGCTCTTCACGCGGACCTGCCCGCCTTTCGGGAGGCGCTGCAAGTCTTTCAAAAGGAAGATGTCCCCGCCCTGTTCTGGACAGCCTACGGATGGGCGGGATCCATCAACTGGAGCCGCACCCGTCCGGAGATGGTGGCGGACCTTCCCCGTGCCGTGGCGATGATGCGCCGCGCCTTAGAGCTGGATGAGGAGTACTTTTATGCCGGGCCCCACCTTTTCTTCGGCGTCTACTATGCCTCGCGTTCCCCAGCATTAGGGGGGGAGCCCTCTCGGGCAAAGTCCCATCTCGACAGGGCCTTGGATCTGACCGGAGGCAAGTTCCTCCTGGTGCATCTTTTCATCGCCGACCCCTTCGCGGTCCAGACTCAGGATCGTGCCCTCTTCGAGACGCAGCTCCGCCTGATCCTCGATGCCCCGGACGATCTGTTTCCAGAGCAGGAGCTGATGAATCAGGTCGCCAAGGCCCGAGCCCGGCTCCTCTTGGAGAGGATAGATGAATTGTTCCTGTAG
- the dctP gene encoding TRAP transporter substrate-binding protein DctP, with translation MGQPARGADPERRPCGASGSRVVEARSSSSSNDLSTDDRSKGLLRFLDRRFTVIGRRIAALLIGLLFLTPHGVLESAGPFRINGSAPLTIKFATLAPEGSTWMLTLREMDAELQQRSSGRIRFIFYPGGVLGDEIDVIRKIRIGQLHGGAFSGVGLGSVLPSVRVLELPLLFEGADDADFVTGRLEENFARAFEKRGFVFLAFAEAGPVHIFSQNAIRRRQDLKGIKLWTWYGDPLAEALFRTYQVATVPLALPDVFPSLQTGLIDAFYAPPLAAIALQWFNQVSYMSSQWLTRAIGGMLISRSRWRTIPEDLRITLKDVAKKYARQVVVKTRRENQEALTVLKRNGIQIVDLDPAERHHLLKASQRVWEDQAGRLYPRSLLDQVKSLLRQYRGKGS, from the coding sequence ATGGGGCAGCCGGCGAGGGGAGCAGATCCTGAGAGACGTCCGTGCGGGGCGAGCGGCTCGCGGGTGGTGGAAGCCAGGTCCTCGTCCTCATCGAATGACCTGTCGACCGATGACAGAAGCAAGGGCCTTTTACGCTTTCTCGATCGTCGGTTTACGGTCATAGGTCGTCGAATAGCGGCCCTTCTCATCGGACTTCTATTCCTCACCCCCCATGGAGTGCTCGAAAGCGCCGGCCCCTTCCGAATCAATGGTTCGGCTCCACTCACCATAAAATTTGCCACGCTCGCCCCCGAGGGCTCCACGTGGATGTTGACCCTTCGGGAAATGGATGCAGAGTTACAACAACGGAGTAGCGGGCGTATCCGTTTTATTTTCTATCCGGGAGGGGTGCTAGGAGATGAGATCGATGTTATCCGCAAGATTCGCATCGGACAGCTCCATGGTGGAGCCTTCTCCGGAGTGGGTCTCGGCTCCGTACTCCCCTCGGTCCGCGTCTTAGAACTCCCACTGCTTTTTGAGGGGGCAGACGACGCAGACTTTGTCACCGGGCGACTTGAAGAGAATTTTGCGCGAGCCTTCGAGAAGCGGGGATTTGTCTTCCTGGCCTTCGCCGAAGCCGGCCCCGTCCATATCTTCTCGCAGAACGCAATCCGTCGCCGCCAAGACCTGAAGGGCATCAAGCTTTGGACCTGGTATGGAGACCCGCTAGCTGAGGCCCTGTTCCGGACCTATCAGGTTGCAACTGTTCCGCTCGCACTCCCCGATGTATTCCCATCCCTCCAAACGGGTCTGATTGATGCATTCTACGCCCCGCCGCTCGCTGCCATTGCGCTCCAGTGGTTCAACCAAGTCTCCTATATGTCCTCACAATGGCTTACCCGCGCGATCGGCGGGATGCTTATCTCAAGATCCCGCTGGCGGACAATCCCAGAAGATCTGCGGATCACCCTGAAGGATGTGGCCAAGAAGTATGCCCGGCAGGTGGTCGTCAAGACACGACGGGAAAACCAGGAAGCGCTGACCGTCCTGAAGCGAAACGGTATCCAAATAGTGGACCTCGACCCGGCAGAACGGCATCACCTCCTCAAGGCGAGCCAACGGGTCTGGGAGGACCAGGCGGGCAGGCTCTATCCGCGATCGCTCCTCGATCAGGTTAAATCGCTCTTGCGACAGTACCGGGGCAAAGGGTCGTGA
- a CDS encoding ABC transporter substrate-binding protein, whose protein sequence is MRVKQILILAPTLVSLFLLQSYFWVPTFEDQVKGDPGRLTRYIQTSIGDASILNPTLAADSASSDINSLVFEGLIDRNLDLAFRGRLAESWDIFEEAYLVVDDTQRLPDGNPVTADRLLRHLEKARAARDPALRLVQKIELLPGQSKIEQIEVAIPRQESGKPKKRMVKVTVHQPSRVKFTLSEVDQDFFVKLNRLLGGYGDRIDPSRFVEAAEPVITRERTAALVPATEHNPVVLFRLRKGVLFQDGHEFDSGDVKFTYQAIMAPENLSPRVPDFEPVKAVEPLGRYTVKIIYKRLFEPGFGSWGMGILPEHLLNRERLKAEAIRLGRDPKTYSIRDSAFNRAPIGTGPFRFAEWKTDQFIRLRRFRDYWEGSPNLREYLYRVIPDLLTAELTFYAGTSDAYGAQPHQVERLKHDPRFQNFSRLGLGYTYIGYNMRRPIFQDVRVRKALGMAINVQEIIDYVLYGQAERTTGPYPKQTEFYNPAVKPLPYDPEGALRLLAEAGWTRNAEGWLEKDGKRLAFTLITNLGNEVRKAVMVVAQNAWRRLGIKVETLIMEWAVFINERVDKGDFDALILGWSMGLDADLYQIFHSSQMGHFQLNFVGYSNPEADALMIRIRQEYNRARQVEMARRLHELIAQDQPYTFLFVGKGLTLLDRKLVRMVRDPEGTPQYLPIVADKLGRINFHFNQWVKTSEPVLAAY, encoded by the coding sequence ATGCGCGTGAAGCAAATTCTGATCTTGGCTCCGACCCTTGTCAGCCTCTTCTTACTCCAGTCTTACTTTTGGGTACCCACCTTTGAGGACCAGGTGAAGGGGGACCCCGGACGCCTCACACGATATATTCAAACCTCCATCGGTGATGCATCCATCCTGAATCCCACCCTCGCCGCGGATTCGGCCAGCAGCGACATTAATAGCCTTGTCTTCGAGGGATTGATCGATCGGAACCTCGACCTCGCCTTCCGCGGCCGGCTCGCCGAGTCGTGGGACATTTTCGAGGAGGCCTACCTGGTCGTGGATGACACGCAGCGCCTGCCCGACGGTAATCCAGTGACCGCCGACCGTCTCCTCCGCCATCTTGAAAAGGCACGGGCAGCTCGCGATCCTGCCCTTCGACTCGTGCAGAAGATCGAGCTGTTGCCCGGCCAATCGAAGATCGAACAGATCGAAGTGGCAATTCCGAGGCAGGAGTCGGGCAAACCGAAGAAGCGTATGGTGAAGGTGACGGTGCATCAGCCGTCCCGGGTCAAGTTCACCCTGAGCGAGGTAGACCAAGACTTCTTTGTCAAGCTCAACCGCTTGCTGGGTGGCTACGGGGACCGGATCGACCCTTCCCGCTTTGTCGAGGCGGCTGAGCCGGTCATCACCCGGGAGCGGACCGCCGCACTCGTCCCGGCAACCGAGCACAACCCGGTCGTCCTATTTCGGCTGCGGAAGGGCGTGCTCTTTCAGGACGGGCACGAGTTCGACTCGGGCGACGTGAAGTTTACCTATCAGGCGATCATGGCTCCGGAAAACCTCTCACCCCGGGTTCCGGACTTCGAGCCGGTCAAGGCAGTGGAGCCGCTCGGCCGGTACACCGTCAAGATCATCTACAAACGGCTCTTCGAGCCGGGGTTCGGGAGCTGGGGTATGGGGATACTGCCGGAGCACCTGCTGAACCGGGAGCGTCTCAAGGCAGAGGCAATCCGCCTTGGCCGAGATCCCAAGACCTATTCCATCCGCGATTCCGCGTTCAATAGAGCACCGATCGGGACGGGCCCCTTTCGATTCGCCGAGTGGAAGACCGACCAGTTTATCCGCCTGAGGCGTTTTCGAGATTACTGGGAGGGCTCACCAAACCTTCGCGAGTATCTGTACCGGGTCATTCCCGATCTGCTGACGGCCGAGCTGACCTTCTATGCGGGCACGAGCGATGCCTACGGCGCGCAGCCGCATCAGGTGGAGCGGTTGAAGCACGATCCGCGCTTCCAGAACTTCTCGCGGCTCGGGTTAGGTTACACGTACATTGGCTACAACATGCGGCGACCGATCTTCCAGGATGTCCGCGTGCGGAAGGCGTTGGGCATGGCGATCAACGTCCAAGAGATCATTGACTATGTTCTTTACGGCCAGGCGGAGCGGACCACCGGTCCCTATCCAAAGCAGACCGAGTTCTACAACCCAGCAGTGAAGCCACTCCCCTACGACCCTGAGGGGGCACTCCGTCTTCTCGCCGAGGCCGGGTGGACCCGGAACGCCGAAGGATGGCTCGAAAAGGATGGAAAGCGCTTGGCCTTTACCTTGATCACCAATTTGGGTAATGAGGTCCGGAAGGCCGTGATGGTGGTTGCCCAGAACGCGTGGCGCCGCCTGGGAATCAAAGTGGAGACCCTCATCATGGAGTGGGCGGTGTTCATCAACGAGCGAGTGGACAAGGGGGATTTCGACGCCCTGATTCTCGGCTGGTCCATGGGGCTGGATGCAGATCTCTACCAGATCTTTCACTCGAGCCAGATGGGGCACTTCCAGCTCAATTTCGTCGGGTATTCCAATCCGGAGGCGGATGCCTTAATGATCCGCATCCGCCAGGAGTATAACCGTGCGCGGCAGGTCGAAATGGCGAGACGTTTGCACGAGCTGATCGCCCAGGACCAGCCCTACACGTTCCTCTTCGTCGGCAAGGGCCTCACCCTTCTCGACCGGAAACTCGTTCGGATGGTCCGGGATCCCGAGGGGACGCCCCAATACCTGCCGATTGTTGCCGATAAGCTGGGTCGAATCAACTTCCATTTCAACCAGTGGGTAAAGACCTCAGAACCCGTGCTCGCGGCCTATTGA
- a CDS encoding VWA domain-containing protein has protein sequence MSRRVIVFLFSSFLFVSLATAVSVWGDTRVQVGIEAPQHGATISGPSRVSVRGQARASRDYRPALFDLMLILDTSGSTRAPAGVQSVGGFGDTTILAAEVRAAERLLETLDPRSTRVGIVTFAGEYNRFTGSGMTNQPNAILAQPLTVNYQEVRLALHRTLRRGPSGGTDMASGVRLAVRELAALTGATSFPRPESRKVAFLLTDGFPTLPFGHVNSMDPGDMEVAVRAASVGAKANIKIHTFALGIEAVSAPYACTQIARVTGGTFTPLRRPADIIEVLPKTSFADLDMVLVTNTTTGQPASDLRVNPDGRFQATVPLVSGVNRIAVIVLATDGTKGSASVEVRYNQEESLKLEVLQDTKDLELELQELQEQNQKLEETLKQKKEKEEERAREKALELEIGLDR, from the coding sequence ATGAGCCGACGCGTCATCGTTTTCCTATTTTCTTCCTTTCTTTTCGTCAGCCTCGCCACCGCCGTTTCCGTCTGGGGTGACACCCGGGTGCAGGTCGGCATCGAAGCCCCGCAGCACGGGGCCACTATTTCAGGACCAAGCCGCGTCTCGGTGAGAGGACAGGCCCGAGCCTCGCGCGATTACCGACCGGCCCTGTTTGATCTCATGCTGATCCTGGATACCTCGGGAAGCACTCGGGCCCCCGCAGGCGTGCAGAGCGTGGGAGGGTTCGGGGATACCACCATTCTGGCCGCCGAAGTGAGGGCCGCGGAACGGCTCCTCGAAACGCTGGACCCCAGGAGTACCAGGGTCGGGATCGTCACCTTCGCCGGTGAGTACAACCGGTTCACGGGCTCGGGAATGACCAATCAGCCCAATGCGATCCTGGCACAGCCCCTCACCGTAAATTACCAAGAAGTTCGGTTGGCGTTACACCGGACCCTCCGGCGGGGTCCCAGCGGGGGAACCGACATGGCGTCCGGGGTGCGTCTGGCCGTGCGGGAGCTGGCCGCGCTTACGGGGGCCACCAGTTTTCCCCGGCCAGAGAGCCGGAAGGTGGCCTTCCTCCTGACGGATGGATTCCCTACGTTACCCTTCGGCCACGTCAATAGCATGGACCCCGGTGATATGGAAGTGGCAGTCCGGGCAGCCTCCGTGGGTGCCAAGGCAAATATCAAGATCCATACCTTCGCCCTGGGCATCGAGGCCGTTTCCGCCCCTTACGCCTGTACGCAGATCGCTCGGGTGACCGGGGGGACTTTCACACCGCTCCGGAGACCTGCAGACATCATCGAGGTATTACCCAAGACCTCCTTCGCCGATCTCGATATGGTCCTCGTCACCAATACCACCACCGGCCAGCCGGCCAGCGATCTGCGGGTCAATCCCGATGGCCGCTTTCAAGCGACCGTCCCCCTCGTTTCTGGAGTCAACCGGATCGCCGTTATAGTCCTTGCCACCGACGGGACCAAAGGGTCCGCCTCGGTCGAGGTTCGCTACAATCAAGAGGAGTCGCTCAAGCTGGAGGTGCTCCAGGACACCAAGGACCTGGAGCTCGAGCTTCAAGAGCTCCAAGAACAGAATCAGAAGCTGGAAGAAACCCTGAAACAGAAGAAAGAAAAAGAAGAGGAAAGGGCCCGCGAAAAGGCGCTAGAACTGGAGATCGGGCTCGACCGCTGA
- a CDS encoding 7-carboxy-7-deazaguanine synthase QueE: MDTSFKVSELFTSIQGEGEVMGIPSHFVRLYRCDLTCNWCDTKYTWLDQDHAVEEKDYSSMTMEEILGWFREEPRAPLVTITGGEPLLQPILPLVTAFDAGGYQVVVETNGLHTPEQALLDVVRHWAVSPKLKNAGMEREWGSLDWLGKTQNFYLKFVICDPVIDLPEVQEFVESRGLPSAKVILQPNGLVSEYKAVLSGLADYVRQRGFPYRILPQLHRLLWGLQRGV, from the coding sequence ATGGACACGAGCTTTAAGGTAAGCGAGCTGTTTACCTCGATCCAGGGGGAGGGAGAAGTGATGGGTATCCCTTCCCACTTCGTCCGGCTCTACCGGTGCGACCTCACGTGTAACTGGTGCGATACAAAGTACACCTGGCTGGATCAGGATCATGCAGTGGAAGAGAAGGACTACAGTTCAATGACGATGGAGGAGATACTGGGATGGTTTCGGGAGGAACCCAGGGCGCCTCTTGTTACCATCACCGGTGGCGAGCCGCTGCTTCAGCCGATCCTGCCCCTCGTCACCGCGTTCGACGCGGGGGGCTATCAAGTCGTGGTCGAGACCAATGGACTACACACGCCGGAACAGGCGTTACTCGACGTGGTACGCCACTGGGCTGTCTCACCGAAGCTCAAAAATGCGGGAATGGAGCGTGAATGGGGTTCCCTGGATTGGCTCGGCAAGACCCAGAACTTCTATCTGAAGTTTGTCATCTGCGATCCGGTCATCGATCTGCCAGAGGTCCAGGAATTTGTCGAGAGTCGTGGCCTTCCCAGCGCCAAGGTGATCCTCCAGCCAAACGGTTTGGTGTCCGAGTACAAGGCTGTCCTTTCTGGTCTGGCGGATTATGTCCGCCAGCGTGGCTTTCCCTATCGCATCCTGCCGCAACTACACCGACTCCTCTGGGGGCTCCAGCGCGGCGTCTAA
- a CDS encoding isochorismatase — translation MTARRELPIPPHFHPDKVGQVWKVPYEERAREASNWVKQHHIPPARGDRFKICFVAIDIQNTFCIPGFELYVGARSGTGAVDDNRRLCDFIYRNLDVITQICPTMDTHQAMQIFHAIYLVNDRGEHPAPFTLVSEEDIKNGLWKFNPALCHTLQITENYGQRHLIFYTHQLKKSGKYDLTIWPYHAMLGGIGHALVSSVEEAIFFHSVARYSQPDFHVTGDNPFTEHYSAFGPEVLEGPEGEPIGQKSDKFFEKLLQFDAVLITGQAKSHCVAWTIEDLLEHVLARDRSLVEKVYLLEDCTSPVVVPGVIDYSDQADAAFQRFADAGMHVVRSTDPMDRWPGIKL, via the coding sequence ATGACGGCACGCCGTGAACTTCCGATCCCACCTCACTTCCACCCAGATAAAGTGGGTCAGGTCTGGAAAGTTCCCTATGAGGAGCGGGCCCGTGAAGCTTCGAATTGGGTGAAGCAACATCACATACCGCCCGCACGCGGCGACCGATTCAAAATCTGTTTTGTAGCGATAGATATACAAAATACGTTTTGTATTCCCGGATTTGAGTTATATGTCGGTGCACGTTCAGGGACAGGAGCGGTGGACGACAATCGAAGGCTGTGCGATTTCATTTATCGAAATCTTGATGTGATTACCCAAATTTGTCCGACGATGGATACACACCAGGCGATGCAGATTTTTCATGCGATCTATCTGGTCAATGACCGTGGGGAACATCCGGCACCCTTCACCCTCGTTTCTGAAGAGGATATAAAGAACGGCCTCTGGAAATTCAACCCTGCCCTTTGTCACACTCTTCAGATCACCGAGAATTACGGGCAGCGACACCTCATCTTCTATACGCACCAACTAAAAAAGAGCGGTAAATATGACCTCACCATCTGGCCATATCATGCCATGTTGGGAGGGATCGGTCATGCCCTTGTTTCATCTGTTGAGGAAGCCATCTTCTTCCATAGCGTAGCCCGGTATAGTCAACCGGATTTCCATGTCACAGGAGACAATCCGTTTACCGAGCATTATTCCGCTTTTGGGCCTGAGGTGTTGGAAGGCCCGGAGGGAGAGCCGATCGGCCAAAAGAGCGACAAGTTTTTCGAGAAGCTCTTGCAATTTGATGCAGTCCTCATCACTGGACAGGCCAAGAGTCACTGTGTCGCTTGGACGATCGAGGACCTGTTGGAGCATGTGCTTGCCAGAGACCGGAGCTTGGTCGAGAAAGTGTATCTCTTAGAAGATTGTACGTCTCCCGTGGTTGTCCCGGGGGTCATCGATTACTCGGATCAGGCGGATGCCGCATTCCAGAGATTCGCTGATGCGGGAATGCACGTCGTCCGTTCAACCGATCCGATGGACCGATGGCCCGGCATTAAGCTTTGA